From the genome of Campylobacter concisus, one region includes:
- the gyrA gene encoding DNA gyrase subunit A: MKDNLLELTQDIASVDIEESIKTSYLDYSMSVIVGRALPDARDGLKPVHRRILYAMDNLGVGSRSAYMKSARIVGEVIGKYHPHGDTAVYDALVRMAQKFSMRYPVVDGQGNFGSIDGDSAAAMRYTEARMTMLTEELLKDIDKDTVDFVPNYDDREIEPDVLPSRVPNLLLNGSSGIAVGMATNIPPHSLDELIDGLLLLLENKEATLEEIMEFIKGPDFPTGGIIFGKKGIIEAYRTGRGRVKLRAKTHIEKKPNKDVIVIDELPYQTNKARLIEQIAELVKDKQIDGISEVRDESDKDGIRVVIELKRDAMSDIVLNNLFKSTTMESTFGVIMLAINNKEPKVFNLIELLKLFLNHRKTVIIRRTIFELEKARARAHILEGLKIALDNIDEVIELIRNSADTAVAREGLMSKFNLSELQANAILDMRLSKLTGLEREKLEAELAELMAEIARLDEILKSETLLENLIKEELLEIKNKFKVPRVTEIVDDYDDIDIEDLIPNENMVVTITHRGYIKRVPSKQYEKQKRGGKGKVAVTTYDDDFIESFFTSNTHDTLMFVTDRGQLYWLKVYKIPEGSRTAKGKAVVNLIQLQPDEKIKAIIPTTDFDESKSLAFFTKNGIVKRTNLSEFKNIRSVGVRAISLDENDELVTALIAQTYDDMPVTDPENELSVETEVLEIEEIQNEIDEDNANAEEDANSGNETMLFVVTKKGMCLKFKISKVRQMGRTARGVTGIKFKEPGDEVVGAAVIESNDQEILSISQKGIGKRTTADEYRLTNRGGKGVICMKLTSRTGDLIGVVMVDEEQDLMALTSSGKMIRVDMQTIRKAGRNTSGVIVVNVDGDDVVSIARCPKADDGEDEDEAPSEDMGLLE; the protein is encoded by the coding sequence ATGAAAGACAATCTACTTGAATTAACTCAAGATATCGCATCTGTTGATATCGAAGAGTCTATAAAAACTAGCTATCTTGACTACTCCATGAGTGTCATTGTGGGACGTGCTTTGCCTGATGCTAGAGACGGACTAAAGCCAGTTCACAGAAGAATTTTATATGCTATGGATAATCTTGGCGTTGGTAGCAGAAGTGCTTATATGAAGTCAGCTCGTATCGTCGGTGAAGTCATCGGTAAGTACCACCCACACGGCGACACAGCAGTTTATGATGCACTTGTTCGTATGGCCCAGAAATTTTCTATGCGTTATCCAGTTGTTGACGGACAAGGAAACTTTGGCTCGATCGACGGCGACAGCGCAGCTGCGATGCGTTATACCGAAGCTAGAATGACTATGCTTACTGAGGAGCTTTTGAAAGATATAGACAAAGACACGGTTGATTTTGTGCCAAACTACGACGACAGAGAGATCGAGCCAGATGTACTTCCAAGCCGTGTGCCAAATTTATTATTAAACGGCTCAAGCGGTATTGCTGTTGGTATGGCGACAAATATCCCGCCACACAGCCTTGATGAGTTAATAGATGGTCTTTTGCTTCTTCTTGAGAATAAAGAAGCGACACTTGAAGAGATAATGGAATTTATCAAAGGCCCAGACTTTCCAACTGGTGGTATCATCTTTGGCAAAAAAGGCATAATAGAGGCCTACCGTACAGGTCGTGGTAGGGTCAAACTAAGAGCCAAAACTCACATAGAAAAAAAGCCAAACAAAGATGTCATCGTTATCGACGAGCTACCTTATCAAACAAACAAAGCTAGACTTATCGAACAGATCGCCGAGCTTGTAAAAGATAAGCAGATAGATGGCATTAGCGAGGTTAGAGATGAGTCTGATAAGGACGGCATCCGCGTAGTCATCGAGCTAAAACGCGACGCGATGAGCGACATCGTGCTAAATAATCTCTTTAAATCAACCACGATGGAGAGCACTTTTGGCGTTATTATGCTTGCTATTAATAACAAAGAGCCAAAGGTATTTAACCTTATCGAGCTACTTAAGCTATTTTTAAATCACAGAAAAACCGTTATCATTAGAAGGACGATATTTGAGCTTGAAAAAGCGCGCGCAAGAGCCCACATCTTAGAGGGTCTAAAGATCGCACTTGATAACATCGACGAGGTGATCGAGCTTATTAGAAATAGTGCTGATACAGCCGTTGCTAGAGAAGGCTTGATGAGTAAATTTAATCTCTCAGAGCTTCAAGCAAACGCTATCCTTGATATGCGTCTAAGTAAGCTCACAGGCCTAGAGAGAGAAAAACTAGAGGCCGAGCTGGCCGAGCTTATGGCTGAGATCGCAAGACTTGATGAAATTTTAAAGAGTGAGACACTGCTTGAGAATTTGATCAAAGAAGAGCTTTTAGAGATCAAAAATAAATTTAAAGTACCAAGGGTTACTGAGATCGTTGATGACTACGATGACATCGATATCGAAGACCTCATACCAAATGAAAATATGGTCGTAACCATAACTCACCGCGGCTACATCAAGCGTGTGCCAAGCAAGCAGTACGAGAAGCAAAAACGTGGTGGCAAGGGTAAAGTAGCGGTCACGACATACGACGATGACTTTATAGAGAGTTTCTTTACTTCAAATACTCACGACACGCTTATGTTTGTGACAGACCGCGGACAGCTATACTGGTTAAAGGTCTACAAAATCCCAGAGGGAAGCCGCACGGCAAAGGGCAAAGCAGTTGTAAATTTGATCCAGTTGCAGCCTGATGAGAAGATTAAAGCGATCATCCCAACGACTGACTTTGACGAGAGCAAATCGCTAGCATTCTTTACTAAAAACGGTATCGTAAAACGCACAAATTTAAGCGAGTTTAAAAACATCCGTTCAGTTGGCGTAAGAGCGATCAGTCTTGATGAGAATGATGAGCTAGTAACTGCGCTCATCGCTCAAACATATGATGATATGCCGGTGACTGACCCTGAAAATGAGCTAAGCGTTGAGACTGAAGTACTTGAGATAGAAGAGATACAAAACGAGATCGACGAAGACAATGCAAACGCCGAAGAAGACGCAAACTCAGGCAATGAGACAATGCTATTTGTAGTGACTAAAAAAGGTATGTGTCTTAAATTTAAGATTAGTAAGGTTCGCCAAATGGGAAGAACTGCACGCGGCGTAACTGGCATCAAATTTAAAGAGCCAGGCGATGAGGTCGTAGGCGCAGCAGTCATCGAAAGCAATGATCAAGAAATTTTAAGCATATCTCAAAAAGGTATCGGCAAGCGCACAACCGCTGATGAGTACCGCTTGACAAATCGCGGCGGTAAAGGCGTCATCTGTATGAAACTAACAAGCAGAACAGGCGATCTGATCGGTGTTGTGATGGTTGATGAAGAGCAAGATCTAATGGCTCTAACATCAAGTGGCAAGATGATCAGAGTTGATATGCAAACCATCCGCAAAGCAGGACGTAACACAAGTGGTGTGATCGTTGTAAATGTCGATGGCGATGATGTTGTAAGTATTGCAAGATGCCCTAAGGCAGATGATGGCGAGGACGAGGACGAAGCACCAAGCGAAGATATGGGGCTTTTGGAATAA
- a CDS encoding SseB family protein: MQEAMDEFLKEPSQQNEINLIAALKKASFFAPVLLNQALAKPDGGVVYEEEGSNIKFILLEDEGEKLSYFPAFTSKEAMKLWRNDSEQESVEIGLKEYLAILKESSYAGVVIDAFSYDFILKKDQIEKILN, encoded by the coding sequence ATGCAAGAAGCGATGGATGAATTTTTAAAAGAGCCTAGTCAGCAAAATGAGATAAATTTGATAGCAGCTTTGAAAAAGGCTAGTTTTTTTGCTCCGGTGCTTTTAAACCAAGCGCTAGCAAAGCCTGATGGTGGTGTGGTTTATGAAGAAGAGGGCTCAAATATCAAATTTATCCTGCTTGAAGATGAGGGCGAGAAGCTTAGCTATTTTCCGGCATTTACAAGCAAAGAGGCGATGAAGCTTTGGCGAAACGACAGCGAGCAAGAGAGTGTTGAGATAGGTCTAAAAGAGTATCTAGCTATCCTAAAAGAGAGTAGCTACGCTGGAGTCGTGATAGATGCTTTTAGCTACGATTTTATTCTTAAAAAAGATCAGATAGAAAAAATTTTGAACTAA
- the gmhA gene encoding D-sedoheptulose 7-phosphate isomerase produces MLKTMIKNELEAHQNTFSKHVNLLDSLERACQMVADTLKNGKKVLICGNGGSAADAQHFAAELTGRYKSERQALPGIALTTDTSALTAIGNDYGFDYVFSRQFEALAQPGDLLVAISTSGNSKNVLEAIKSAKKMGASVLGLSGKGGGAMNECCDLNLVVSSSDTARIQESHIFFIHTICQAVDEAFRG; encoded by the coding sequence ATGCTAAAAACAATGATAAAAAATGAGCTCGAGGCTCACCAAAATACCTTTAGCAAGCACGTAAATTTACTTGATAGCTTGGAGCGTGCTTGTCAGATGGTGGCTGATACGCTAAAAAATGGCAAAAAGGTGCTGATATGTGGTAACGGTGGCTCTGCGGCGGATGCTCAGCACTTTGCAGCCGAGCTAACTGGCAGATATAAAAGTGAGCGTCAAGCGCTCCCAGGCATCGCGCTAACTACTGATACTTCGGCGCTTACGGCCATTGGCAACGACTATGGCTTTGACTATGTTTTTTCACGCCAGTTTGAGGCTTTGGCTCAGCCAGGCGACTTGCTCGTGGCGATCTCAACTAGTGGCAACAGCAAAAACGTCCTTGAAGCGATAAAAAGTGCTAAAAAAATGGGCGCATCAGTGCTTGGACTTAGCGGCAAAGGAGGTGGCGCTATGAATGAGTGCTGCGATCTAAATTTGGTCGTTAGCTCAAGCGACACTGCAAGGATACAGGAGTCGCACATATTTTTCATTCACACGATCTGCCAGGCCGTAGATGAGGCTTTTAGGGGTTAA